Proteins found in one Carassius auratus strain Wakin chromosome 42, ASM336829v1, whole genome shotgun sequence genomic segment:
- the LOC113060553 gene encoding lateral signaling target protein 2 homolog, which yields MMNRFRKWLYKPKRSDPQLLAQFYYADEELNQVATELDSLDGRKDPQRCTLLVNQFRSCQDSVLNIINQIMDECIPEDRANRDFCVKFPEEIRHDNLAGQLWFGAECLAAGSIIMNREIESMAMRPLAKDLTRSLEEVRNITRDQALRDLNNYTDRLKEVLRQFDSLFAEFELSYVSAMVPVKSPKEYYIQQEVMVLFCETVERALKLEYLTQDMIDDYEPALMFTIPRLAIVCGLVIYSEGPLNLDRKPEDMSELFRPFRTLLRKIRDLLQTLTEEELMTLERSLCISQDGEFPAGSSTPSTNDPASSTGPESHLETLEQDDGDEEVVDLTLCVAQEDDSAWKEDEERKGQPESSSECEEEDATDADLACSMQYDEEEIEQLNMMVHQVGDEMSTLLSPPSQNQSPAHRPRPYRGNSLEDSSAASSTQASPQRVPGLYHDEDRVFFMDDFESGVTSELCHGQLPLPTVCLRSPEHSGPALLTDSSCNGWLTVCQSSNANDMVSQCQSAKSMGDSERTPVVNGWEGSQEEDSVQTAEEIANRTGGMKLSATVIFNPHSPSSTDLAVVVPHSTSFQESDEDGALIATQCLLNSCVCCTGGCVENYEDAMEPAGRGMTLGFEKHKLTITSSVIQSAVAAGSPGKGNGPLSLTLPPSQGHLAPSVPNGSVQNQVREDEGSQGFSHYPCCEKCAPGVLLTQDRGSGQGEGGPSCTHQDTGCPTQPKTTVKDKSEGFGKQPKDDNRKNSSGSQESPLSSVPSSDIDGVSITTCSLSSSYTPSPVSSLTPSSDMSEDLDHQEIQVALQAAKLAAHNKIRSRFHSSGDLIHRLFVCISGVADQLQTNYASDLRSILKTLFEVMATKSDQEDTEKPKKGPCLGSAVLEDCALCQETISSSELAAKAREGQFEDPPEWVPDEACNSCIACEAPFTVIRRKHHCRSCGKIFCSRCSSHSAPLPRYGQMKPVRVCTHCYMFHVTPFYSDRTGI from the exons ATGATGAATCGTTTCCGAAAGTGGCTTTATAAGCCAAAG AGATCAGATCCACAGCTGCTGGCCCAGTTCTACTATGCAGATGAAGAGCTGAACCAAGTGGCCACTGAGCTGGACAGTCTGGACGGCAGGAAGGACCCTCAGAGGTGTACACTGCTGGTCAACCAGTTCCGCTCCTGCCAG GACAGTGTTTTAAACATCATCAATCAGATCATGGATGAATGCATACCTGAAGACCGAGCCAACAGAGACTTCTGTGTAAAGTTCCCAGAAGAGATCCGCCACGACAACCTCGCCGGGCAGCTGTGGTTTGGGGCTGAG TGCCTTGCAGCAGGATCGATCATCATGAATCGTGAAATCGAGAGCATGGCCATGAGACCGCTAGCTAAAGACCTCACCCGTAGCCTGGAGGAAGTACGCAACATCACACGAGACCAAGCGCTACGAGATCTCAACAACTACACAGACCGCCTGAAGGAGGTGCTACGTCAGTTTGACAGCCTCTTCGCTGAGTTTGAGCTCAG TTACGTGTCAGCCATGGTGCCTGTGAAGTCTCCTAAAGAGTATTACATCCAGCAGGAGGTGATGGTGCTCTTCTGTGAGACAGTTGAGAG GGCCCTAAAACTTGAGTATCTTACACAAGACATGATCGATGACTATGAACCAGCTCTCATGTTTACAATCCCTAGACTTGCCATTGTTTG TGGCCTTGTTATCTACTCTGAAGGGCCTCTTAACCTCGACCGCAAACCAGAGGACATGTCTGAACTCTTCCGGCCTTTCCGTACTTTGCTGAGAAAAATAAG GGACCTGCTGCAGACTTTAACTGAAGAAGAGCTCATGACTCTTGAGCGAAGCCTCTGCATCTCCCAGGATGGAGAATTCCCTGCAGGCTCCAGTACGCCGTCGACCAATGACCCGGCCTCTTCCACTGGTCCTGAGAGCCATCTGGAGACACTGGAACAGGATGATGGAGATGAGGAGGTGGTGGATCTCACACTTTGTGTAGCCCAGGAAGATGATTCTGCATGGAAGGAGGATGAGGAGAGGAAGGGGCAACCCGAGTCCTCCAGTGAGTGCGAAGAGGAGGACGCCACAGATGCAGACTTGGCTTGCTCCATGCAGTATGATGAAGAAGAGATCGAGCAACTTAATATGATGGTGCATCAAGTAGGGGATGAAATGTCTACGCTGCTTTCCCCTCCAAGTCAGAATCAGTCTCCAGCCCATCGGCCTCGGCCCTATAGAGGCAATAGTCTTGAAGACTCCAGTGCCGCATCCAGCACTCAGGCATCTCCGCAGAGAGTCCCGGGATTATACCATGATGAGGATAGAGTTTTCTTTATGGATGACTTTGAGTCTGGTGTAACTAGCGAGCTGTGCCATGGGCAACTTCCTCTTCCTACCGTATGCCTCCGATCCCCAGAGCACAGTGGACCGGCCCTGTTGACTGACTCCTCATGTAACGGTTGGTTGACAGTCTGTCAGTCAAGCAATGCCAACGATATGGTTTCCCAATGCCAATCAGCCAAGTCCATGGGGGACTCCGAAAGGACACCTGTGGTGAATGGCTGGGAAGGGTCACAGGAGGAGGACAGCGTACAGACTGCTGAAGAAATCGCCAATCGGACCGGTGGAATGAAGTTGTCTGCCACTGTTATTTTCAACCCTCATTCCCCAAGCTCGACCGACTTGGCCGTCGTCGTACCTCATTCAACCAGCTTTCAGGAATCCGATGAGGACGGGGCTTTAATTGCCACTCAGTGCCTACTTAACTCCTGCGTGTGCTGCACTGGCGGATGCGTGGAAAACTACGAGGATGCCATGGAGCCTGCTGGACGGGGCATGACGCTGGGGTTTGAGAAGCACAAGCTCACCATCACGAGCTCTGTCATTCAATCAGCAGTAGCTGCTGGCAGCCCAGGGAAGGGAAATGGACCTTTATCCCTCACTCTGCCCCCGTCTCAGGGCCACCTCGCCCCTTCTGTGCCCAATGGTTCGGTGCAGAACCAAGTGAGAGAAGATGAAGGCAGTCAGGGCTTTTCCCACTATCCCTGCTGTGAGAAATGCGCCCCAGGGGTTCTTCTGACTCAGGATAGAGGCTCGGGACAAGGGGAGGGAGGACCTAGCTGCACCCATCAGGACACGGGATGCCCGACGCAACCTAAAACTACAGTTAAAGATAAATCGGAAGGTTTTGGAAAACAGCCAAAGGATGATAACCGAAAGAACTCTAG CGGTTCTCAGGAGTCCCCCCTCAGTTCTGTCCCCAGCAGTGACATTGACGGTGTTTCTATCACTACATGCAGTTTGTCGAGCTCGTACACTCCCAG TCCCGTCAGTAGCCTGACACCCAGCTCGGACATGTCTGAGGATCTGGATCATCAGGAGATTCAAGTGGCTTTGCAAGCTGCCAAACTCGCTGCTCACAACAAAATTCGCTCCCGTTTCCACAGCAGTGGTGACCTCATCCATCGCCTGTTTGTCTGTATATCAG GAGTGGCTGATCAGTTGCAAACGAACTATGCGAGTGACCTGCGGAGCATCTTAAAGACTCTGTTTGAGGTCATGGCTACAAAATCTGACCAAGAGGACACGGAGAAGCCCAAGAAAG GTCCGTGTCTGGGCAGCGCTGTACTGGAGGACTGTGCTCTCTGTCAGGAGACCATCTCTTCATCAGAGCTCGCTGCCAAAGCACGAGAGGGGCAGTTTGAAG ACCCTCCTGAATGGGTACCAGATGAGGCCTGCAATTCCTGCATTGCATGTGAAGCTCCATTTACAGTCATCAGAAGGAAACACCACTGCAGGAGCTGTGGAAAG ATCTTCTGTTCCCGCTGCTCATCACACTCAGCCCCATTGCCTAGATACGGTCAGATGAAACCTGTGAGAGTCTGCACTCACTGCTACATGTTCCACGTAACGCCTTTCTACAGCGACAGGACGGGtatctga